The nucleotide sequence CTGCGTTTGAAAATTTATCAGACCAATATTCATTATTGGCAATTCAAGGTCCAAAAGCAAACGAAGCAATGCAATCATTAACAAATGTTGATTTGGCTAACTTAAAGTTTTATACTTTTGAAGTAGGAACTTTTGCTGGCAAAGAAAACGTAATTGTTTCGGCTACTGGTTATACAGGTTCGGGCGGAATTGAAATTTATGCTAAAAACGAAGATATTGTTCATATTTGGAACGAAGTGTTGAAAGCAGGAGAACAATTCGGCATTAAACCAATTGGTTTGGCAGCACGCGATACCTTGCGTTTAGAAATGGGTTATTGCTTATACGGAAACGAAATTAACGATACTACTTCGCCAATTGCAGCAGGTTTAGGTTGGGTTACAAAATTCACTAAAGATTTTGTGAACAGCGAAAACATTAAAGCCGACAAAGAAAACGGTGTTGCTACAAAATTAATTGGCTTTGAATTGATTGACCGCGGAATTCCACGCCACGATTACGAAATTGTTGATGCAGAAGGCAATGTGATTGGTCACGTAACATCTGGCACCCAATCTCCGTCATTAGGAAAAGGAATCGGAATGGGATATGTAAACAAAGAATTTGCAAAAGAAGGTTCTGAAATTTTCATTCGCATCCGTAAAAACGATGTAAAAGCACAGGTTGTTAAAACCCCTTTTTATAAAAAATAATCAACACAGAGAACAAAAAACCGAAACTTTTAGCTTCGGTTTTTTAGTTTATTATAATTTACACTTCCAAATTTAAGTTCAGGTAAAAATTGTTTTTTACCCGTAGCATAAAATCAACTTTTAAAGCTCAATTTTTTTAGATTAATTCTTAATTAGCTAAGAAGATAAAAGAACTTCCAACAACAATACTATGCGTGCATATAAATTATTAATTTCTGTTGTAAATTAAATATTAGCCTCATCTTCACACCAATCACATTTTTTTTCGAATGACTCATATATTTACATTCACTAAAAAATATAAAGTAATACATAAGCATTTTTAGTATGATTACAGGTCTTCAATATATTAAAAAAGTAACACCAACGAATAACAACAAGCTAAATAATTTCTTTCTTTTATCTATTCTCTTGTTTTATAATGATAAAAAATACCTTTATCCCAAAGAGTGAATAAACAGGCTTTTAAATTAGCAGATTTCAACACATTATTTGCCCAGGTATTGCAGGTGTAAAACAAATTATACTTGCCTTTTGCTTCGTAAAAAACATCGTTTAAACCATAATTCTGATCGGTTTCTATAAGTACTAACTTATTATTTTCCATATCAAACCTGTTCAAGATATATTTACAAAGTCGCTGGTATTGCTCCTTGTTCAGTTTAATTTCGATACAATCATCGGTGGCAATCATTTCATCGTGATAGGTTACATGCATGGCAGATTCGCTTAAACCAAAAGCAGCATTGAATGCAACTGACGCTTTTAAATCTTTCCATTCGGGTGTTTGTAAATAAAAACCTTTATCGCCCCAACCAAAAGAAACCCATTGAGCCGAAGTTTGCTTTCCGGGAGTTAAACTAGGATCTAAATACATACGCCAGTCATAAGCTTCGTTAAAATAAGGCACAACAATATCGGTATGCACACCGTTGGTTAAAATGTAGATGGATAAGTTCTGATCCTTATATTCAGATTGGTCTTTATTAACGGGAATGTACGCTGCACCGGTGGCTAAAAGTAAATAAATAACCAAAAAACCGACAGCTAATAACAAATATCCCACAATTTTCTTTAGTGTTTTCAAATACAATTACGTTTTATGCCACAATTTACAAATAATTTATTTACAACAATATAATTATTTTAGAGCGATATATTCCTGCTTAATTTTGATAAAAGTTTTATTGGTAGATACTAATTGATCGATGAAATACCCTTGAACTTCATTGTAATCATCATAATTTAGGTGTTTAGCCCAAGAATTGTTCTCTTGTATTTCGTGGATTTTTTTTAGGATTTTAGCCGTATCAGCAGCAGATCGATACACCACATTTTGTTGCTCACCATTTTTTTTATGATTGTAGGAATAATTGTTTTCGCCCACTTTTTCTATGAAATATAAAGGTAATCCTTCTTCGTTATTGTAAAAATGCTGCCAACTGCAAAAGCCCCAATAATTGGTTTGTTGTTTATGATCGATATTTTCTAACCGCCAACGGCAATTTCCTACTCTGCCCCAATGGTTAGAATATCTGTAAACTCCTTCTTTCGTAAAAAGGTAGCTACTACCGTGTTTACTTACATAGTTTGGTTTTACAAAATCATTAGGCTGATTTGCTTTGGTAAATACAGCAAACGTATTTTTAAAAAAGTTGAACCGATTGTACATTGTATTAAAACTTTAAGCGGTAATCAATACCTATAATATGTCCGTAGTCAAACCCATTATCAATACTTTTAAAATTGTAAACAGAAGGGTTGTAACGAATACCAATATACATAACCGATGTTAATTGATAATTAAATAAGGTTGAAAAGCCAATGGTTTTATAATCATCTTGAAATGACCTGTTATTTTTTGAATATTCACTACTAAAAAAGCTAAACGATAAACCGTAACTGTATTCAATTCGATTTAAGCGATGTCCTTTTCTAATTGATAAATTTAAATTATTTGCTAAAAAATCATAGGATGTGTCAACATAAGGTGGATGAAACTGATTTATTCTATGTGATAATTCCATAGAAAAAAAACGCTTATTGCTGTAATAGTAATCACCCCCAAAACCAAAGCCCATTCCTCCAACAGAATTACTAAAATAATCTACATTGGTATTTTTACTAGAAAATCCCATTAAAAACAACGTTGGCGGCTGTATATTAAACCTAAATGTACCCGCAGTTGGGTTAAATCGTTTAAATTCAATAGCGTCGTTTTTTTGTTTTTTAATTACGGTAGCTTCCTCGTGTTTTTTTATCTTTTCAAGAATTTCAACTTGCTTTAAGCTGTCGGTTATCTCGCGTTTTGCAATGTATTTATCCGCTTTATACTCATATATTTCTAAACCATCTTTATCGTTTAAGAAAATATTTTTTTTGTATTGATAGCGTTTTTTATTGGTTAAATCTACCCAATAGCCTACCCCAAATAAGGGTGATGTTACTATATTGCCTAAATAAAAAAGAGGTCCCGATTTAGGTAACACAACTGTATCAAATTGCTTGTTATTAGATTGATAAGACAATGTTAGCGGTTTTTTACCTCGTAAAAGTTTAATTTTTGCAGGAAGAGCATAAACCGAATCATTCACCGTTATTTGTGCTTTATCTGCATTTGAAAACACATTGATTGTTTGTGTTTTGGTTCTAAAAATTGTACTACACGATGTTAAACTAACCGTTAATAGTATTGCTGATATTTTAAAGGGTGTTTTCAATTTATTGTGTTTAATTTGAGTATTTTATAAATTTATCTTTATTGATATTATTAAAATTTCATTCTAAAATCAAATCCTATAACATCCTGATATTCAAAACCATTTATTGCATATCCAAAAGTATAGATTGAAGGATTGTATCGAATGCCGACAAAAATTCTTGGCATAATCTGATAGTTTATTAAACTAGAAAAACCTATTGTTTGAAAATCGGAATGTTCTTTTCTAAAATATGGATCTTCATCTATTGATAAATAAGGTTTAATAATTGATTGATCAACAATTCTTGGCACTTCGTACTGATAAAAATTATAGTTGTAATTAATACCGTATGAATATTCTAACCTTCCTTTTTTATGACCTTTTCTTAAGGCAAATTCAATTTTTTGTATGTATATTTCTTCTTCGGATGATCCAAATATTGGATCAAAACTACTTACTTTATGCGAAATATCTGCCGTTAAAAATTTTGCTTCTTTATAAAAATAATCCCAAGCCACACCAAAGTTTATTCCACCCACAAAATATTTATATTTGTTAAGACTTGGATTTTCGTTAGAAAAACCCATCATATAAATACTAGGAAGCATTAAATTAAAAAATAGTTCTCCTTTTTTGGGATATACTCTTTTATCAAAATCTTTCTGTGCTTTTGCCAGATCTTTTAGTTCATCTTGATATTTTAAAGCTTCTTTTTTATAAATATTTTTAATTTTAACAGAATCTGTTATACTCTTAAAAGTAATATTTCTTTCTGCTCTAATATCTGATATGCTAAGACCTTCTTTAGCGTTTAAGAAAATTCTTTTAGGATATTCAAATCGTTTTTTATTGGTTAAATCTACCAAATAACCCACACCATAAGCAGGAAGAGAACTGGCGTTTACCAAATAATAAAACTGACCTACTTTTCCTTTTAAAATGGTATCTTTTTCAACACCATTTACATTATAACTAATTGTGGTTGGAATTTTATCTCTTTTTACACCAACGTATGCTGGTAATTGATAAACAGAATCTTTATAAGTTATTGAGGCGTTTTCGGTATTGGAAAAAAAGTACACTTTTTGATTTTTAGTCCGTAAAATAGTACTACAAGAAGTAAGTGTTAAAACCGAAAAAAGCAACAGCAGTTTATATAAGTATTTCATGGTGTTTTTGATTTGCCCCAAATGTAGAAAAAAAGCAAATAAAAAAGCCGAATTTAACATTCGGCTTAAAACTTTTACACATTAAAGCGGAAATGCATTATATCGCCGTCTTTAACAATATATTCTTTACCTTCAACACGTAGTTTACCGGCTTCTTTTACTTTAGCTTCAGATCCGTAAGTTACATAATCGTTGTAAGCGATAACTTCGGCGCGGATAAATCCTTTTTCAAAATCGGTATGTATTACCCCGGCAGCTTTAGGTGCAGAATCACCTACATTAATTGTCCAAGCACGTACTTCCTTTACACCTGCTGTAAAATAGGTTTGTAAGTTCAATAATTTGTATGCTGCGCGAATTAACACCGATGATCCTGGTTCGGTTAAGCCCATATCTTCTAAGAAAACCTGGCGTTCTTCGTAACTTTCTAATTCTGTAATATCTGCTTCTGCACCAACAGATAAAATAATTACTTCGGCATTTTCATCTTTCACTAATTCTTTTATTTGCTCAACATATTTGTTACCATTTACTGCCGACGCTTCGTCTACATTACAAACATACAATACCGGTTTCGCAGTAATTAATTGAAAAGATTCAAATAAAACTTCTTCATCGTTAGTTTGTGGAATAACGGTACGAGCCGATTTTCCTTGTAGTAATGTTTCGCGTATACGCTCTAACAAAGCTGTTTCTACTTGAGCTTCTTTATTACCTGTTTTAGCTGCTTTTTTTGTTTTTTCTAAACGTTTTTCTACTGTTTCTAAATCTTTTAACTGTAATTCAATATCTATTGTTTCTTTATCGCGAATAGGGTTTACATTACCGTCAACATGCACAATATTATCATTATCAA is from Flavobacterium dauae and encodes:
- the gcvT gene encoding glycine cleavage system aminomethyltransferase GcvT; amino-acid sequence: MKQVPLNDVHIALGAKMVPFAGFNMPVQYEGVNIEHETVRNGVGVFDVSHMGLFKISGDKALDLIQKVTSNDASVLVNGKAQYSYLPNDKGGIVDDIITYKISDNEYLMVVNASNIDKDFEWISSQNSMNAAFENLSDQYSLLAIQGPKANEAMQSLTNVDLANLKFYTFEVGTFAGKENVIVSATGYTGSGGIEIYAKNEDIVHIWNEVLKAGEQFGIKPIGLAARDTLRLEMGYCLYGNEINDTTSPIAAGLGWVTKFTKDFVNSENIKADKENGVATKLIGFELIDRGIPRHDYEIVDAEGNVIGHVTSGTQSPSLGKGIGMGYVNKEFAKEGSEIFIRIRKNDVKAQVVKTPFYKK
- a CDS encoding TIGR02117 family protein — encoded protein: MKTLKKIVGYLLLAVGFLVIYLLLATGAAYIPVNKDQSEYKDQNLSIYILTNGVHTDIVVPYFNEAYDWRMYLDPSLTPGKQTSAQWVSFGWGDKGFYLQTPEWKDLKASVAFNAAFGLSESAMHVTYHDEMIATDDCIEIKLNKEQYQRLCKYILNRFDMENNKLVLIETDQNYGLNDVFYEAKGKYNLFYTCNTWANNVLKSANLKACLFTLWDKGIFYHYKTRE
- the ychF gene encoding redox-regulated ATPase YchF, which gives rise to MKAGIVGLPNVGKSTLFNCLSNAKAQSANFPFCTIEPNIGVVNVPDPRINKLEELVKPERVQMATVDIVDIAGLVKGASKGEGLGNQFLGNIRECNAIIHVLRCFDNDNIVHVDGNVNPIRDKETIDIELQLKDLETVEKRLEKTKKAAKTGNKEAQVETALLERIRETLLQGKSARTVIPQTNDEEVLFESFQLITAKPVLYVCNVDEASAVNGNKYVEQIKELVKDENAEVIILSVGAEADITELESYEERQVFLEDMGLTEPGSSVLIRAAYKLLNLQTYFTAGVKEVRAWTINVGDSAPKAAGVIHTDFEKGFIRAEVIAYNDYVTYGSEAKVKEAGKLRVEGKEYIVKDGDIMHFRFNV